From the Halomonas meridiana genome, one window contains:
- the dapB gene encoding 4-hydroxy-tetrahydrodipicolinate reductase, whose amino-acid sequence MTRIAIVGVAGRMGRTLVNAVEQEADASLAGGIVEPGSSLAGADIGELAGVGKRGVVAVDSLSAIVDDFDVLIDFTAPQVTLANLAFCAEHGKRIVIGTTGMNDDELAELDSYRDKVAMVFAPNMSVGVNLTLKLLQTAAKALGDEGYDIEVIESHHRHKVDAPSGTAIKMGEVVAESLGRTLKEHGVFERVGQCGPRTDKEIGFATVRAGDIVGEHTVMFATEGERIEITHKASSRMTFAKGAVRAARWVASQPHGRYDMQDVLELH is encoded by the coding sequence ATGACCCGAATTGCCATTGTAGGCGTAGCTGGCCGCATGGGCCGCACGTTAGTCAACGCCGTCGAGCAAGAAGCCGATGCCTCCCTGGCGGGCGGTATCGTGGAGCCGGGCAGCTCCTTGGCCGGTGCCGATATCGGCGAGCTGGCGGGCGTAGGCAAGCGGGGCGTGGTGGCGGTCGATTCGCTCAGCGCCATCGTCGATGACTTCGACGTGCTGATCGACTTCACCGCACCGCAGGTGACGCTGGCGAACCTGGCATTCTGTGCCGAGCACGGTAAGCGCATCGTGATTGGCACCACCGGCATGAACGATGACGAACTGGCCGAGCTGGATAGCTACCGCGATAAAGTCGCCATGGTCTTCGCCCCCAACATGAGCGTGGGCGTGAACCTAACGCTGAAACTGCTGCAAACGGCGGCCAAAGCGCTGGGTGATGAAGGGTACGACATTGAAGTGATCGAATCGCACCACCGCCATAAAGTCGATGCGCCTTCCGGTACGGCCATCAAAATGGGGGAAGTGGTCGCGGAAAGCCTAGGCCGCACCCTAAAAGAGCACGGCGTGTTCGAGCGGGTAGGGCAGTGCGGCCCGCGCACCGACAAAGAGATCGGCTTTGCGACCGTTCGCGCAGGCGATATCGTCGGTGAGCATACCGTGATGTTCGCCACCGAAGGCGAGCGCATCGAGATTACCCACAAGGCCTCAAGCCGCATGACCTTTGCCAAAGGCGCTGTGCGCGCCGCTCGCTGGGTCGCCAGCCAGCCTCATGGCCGCTACGACATGCAAGACGTCTTGGAGCTTCATTGA
- the carA gene encoding glutamine-hydrolyzing carbamoyl-phosphate synthase small subunit → MSKPAILALEDGSVFHGTAIGADGVTSGEVVFNTAMTGYQEILTDPSYTRQIVTLTYPHIGNTGINSEDVESASIAAAGLVIRDLPLLASSFRSEQTLSDYLKSQNVLGIADIDTRRLTRILRDKGAQNGAILAGADAEGDDAVERALAAAKAFPGLKGMDLAKEVSCKEAYEWSEGEWTLGEGYADASQGERPYHVVAFDYGVKFNILRMLAARGCRLTVVPAQTPAAEVLAMNPDGVFLANGPGDPEPCDYAIKAIQEVLETDTPVFGICLGHQLLALASGAKTVKMGHGHHGANHPVQDLDTGTVMITSQNHGFAADEATLPSNVRATHRSLFDGTLQGIERTDRPAFSFQGHPEASPGPRDVAPLFDRFIAMMQARR, encoded by the coding sequence TTGAGCAAACCCGCGATATTGGCCCTGGAAGATGGCAGTGTGTTTCATGGAACGGCCATTGGCGCGGATGGAGTCACAAGCGGTGAGGTGGTGTTCAATACAGCCATGACCGGCTACCAGGAAATCCTCACCGACCCCTCTTATACCCGCCAAATCGTCACCCTGACTTACCCGCATATCGGCAATACCGGTATTAATTCCGAAGATGTGGAGTCCGCCTCCATTGCGGCAGCGGGCCTGGTGATTCGTGATCTTCCCCTGCTGGCCAGCAGCTTCCGCTCCGAGCAAACCCTCTCTGATTATCTGAAAAGCCAAAACGTGCTAGGCATTGCGGATATCGATACCCGACGCCTAACGCGTATTTTGCGCGATAAAGGTGCCCAGAACGGCGCGATTCTGGCAGGTGCCGATGCAGAGGGCGACGATGCCGTCGAGCGGGCGCTGGCAGCGGCGAAGGCGTTTCCGGGCTTGAAGGGCATGGATTTGGCCAAAGAAGTCTCTTGCAAAGAGGCTTACGAGTGGTCGGAAGGCGAGTGGACCTTGGGCGAAGGCTACGCGGATGCGAGCCAGGGCGAGCGCCCCTACCACGTGGTGGCGTTCGATTACGGCGTGAAGTTCAACATCCTGCGCATGCTGGCGGCGCGGGGCTGCCGCTTGACCGTGGTGCCGGCGCAAACGCCTGCGGCAGAGGTGCTGGCGATGAACCCGGACGGCGTGTTCCTGGCCAACGGCCCCGGCGACCCCGAGCCCTGTGACTACGCGATTAAAGCGATCCAGGAAGTGTTGGAAACCGACACGCCGGTGTTCGGCATTTGCTTGGGCCACCAGCTGCTGGCGCTGGCCTCCGGTGCCAAAACCGTCAAGATGGGCCACGGCCACCACGGTGCCAACCATCCGGTACAAGACCTGGATACCGGCACGGTGATGATCACCAGCCAGAACCACGGCTTTGCGGCCGATGAAGCGACCCTGCCGAGCAACGTACGTGCCACGCACCGCTCGCTGTTCGACGGCACTCTGCAGGGGATTGAGCGTACCGATCGTCCGGCGTTTAGCTTTCAGGGCCACCCGGAAGCCAGCCCTGGCCCGCGCGATGTAGCGCCGCTGTTCGATCGCTTTATCGCCATGATGCAGGCGCGCCGCTAG
- a CDS encoding DUF2218 domain-containing protein, translating to MPLSRAEIATPSGARLINRLCKHWAHKLEVEYTEQDAKIVFASGTCLMHAEPERLLVSIETLEEEHLDQLEGVVESHLVRMAKDEPLEIVWEN from the coding sequence ATGCCTTTATCCCGAGCAGAGATTGCCACCCCATCCGGCGCGCGGTTGATCAACCGCCTGTGCAAGCACTGGGCCCATAAACTTGAGGTGGAATACACCGAGCAGGACGCCAAAATCGTGTTTGCCAGCGGTACCTGCCTGATGCACGCCGAGCCAGAACGGTTGCTGGTCTCTATCGAAACCCTCGAAGAGGAGCACCTGGACCAGCTCGAAGGCGTGGTCGAAAGCCATTTGGTGCGGATGGCGAAAGACGAACCGCTAGAGATCGTCTGGGAAAATTGA
- the carB gene encoding carbamoyl-phosphate synthase large subunit, giving the protein MPKRTDINSILIIGAGPIVIGQACEFDYSGAQACKALREEGYRVILVNSNPATIMTDPAMADATYIEPITWQAVEKIIEAERPDVILPTMGGQTALNCALDLDKHGVLAKYGVEMIGANADAINKAEDRDLFDKAMKNIGLECPKAKVAHTMDEAWEIQAELGFPTIIRPSYTMGGSGGGVAYNKEEFEEICTRGFELSNNHELLIDESLLGWKEYEMEVVRDKNDNCIIVCAIENFDPMGVHTGDSITVAPAQTLTDKEYQIMRDASLAVLREIGVETGGSNVQFGMDPKTGRMVVIEMNPRVSRSSALASKATGFPIAKIAAKLAVGYTLDELQNDITGGQTPASFEPSIDYVVTKIPRFTFEKFPQANDRLTTQMKSVGEVMAIGRTFQESLQKALRGMETGNDGLDPIITEFTDDAMAQIKGELQAAGAERIFFVADAMRAGMSVDDVFALTNIDRWFLVQLEDLILTEAAVSKRALADLSARELFQLKRKGFSDARLAKLLGVSEKEFRKTRQAANIRPVYKRVDTCAAEFASDTAYMYSTYEEECEADVSDRQKIMVLGGGPNRIGQGIEFDYCCVHAAFAMRDDGYETIMVNCNPETVSTDYDTSDRLYFEPVTLEDVLEIADKEKPVGVIVQFGGQTPLKLARELEAAGVPIIGTTPDAIDRAEDRERFQVMIDKLGLKQPPNATARSFEDAFAKAEKIGYPLVVRPSYVLGGRAMEIVYDASELENYMTNAVKVSNDSPVLLDHFLSAAVEVDIDAVSDGQQVVIGGIMQHVEQAGVHSGDSACALPPYSLPADVQDEMREQVKKMAVELGVKGLMNVQLAWQDGEIYVIEVNPRASRTVPFVSKCIGTSLAQIAARCMAGKTLAEQGFEREIVPHFYSVKEAVFPFNKFQGVDPILSPEMKSTGEVMGSGDTFAEAFFKAQLGAGEAIPALDGDRKAFLSVREPDKQGIIEVARSLLTLGFTLCATRGTAAAIEAAGLPVEHVNKVYEGRPHIVDLLKNDEIAYIVNTTEGRQAINDSSIIRRTALARKVPYATTLAGANAVCMALEYGREITVRRLQDLHAGASQ; this is encoded by the coding sequence ATGCCTAAGCGTACCGATATCAATAGCATTCTTATCATTGGCGCTGGTCCGATCGTCATCGGCCAGGCCTGCGAATTCGACTACTCCGGCGCCCAGGCGTGTAAAGCCCTGCGCGAGGAGGGGTACCGGGTTATTTTGGTCAACTCCAACCCGGCCACGATCATGACCGATCCCGCCATGGCCGATGCTACCTACATCGAGCCGATTACCTGGCAGGCGGTCGAGAAAATCATCGAAGCCGAGCGTCCTGACGTGATTCTGCCCACCATGGGTGGCCAGACCGCGCTGAACTGCGCGCTCGATCTGGACAAGCACGGCGTATTGGCCAAGTACGGTGTCGAGATGATCGGTGCCAATGCCGATGCCATCAACAAAGCCGAAGACCGCGATCTGTTCGACAAGGCGATGAAGAACATCGGCCTGGAGTGCCCCAAAGCGAAAGTGGCGCACACCATGGACGAGGCGTGGGAAATCCAGGCGGAGCTTGGCTTCCCGACGATCATTCGCCCCTCCTACACCATGGGCGGCTCCGGCGGCGGTGTGGCGTACAACAAGGAAGAGTTCGAAGAGATCTGCACCCGCGGTTTCGAACTGTCCAACAACCACGAGCTGCTCATCGATGAGTCGCTGCTGGGTTGGAAAGAATACGAAATGGAGGTGGTGCGCGATAAGAACGATAACTGCATCATCGTCTGCGCGATCGAAAACTTCGACCCGATGGGCGTCCACACCGGCGACTCCATCACCGTGGCACCGGCGCAAACGCTGACCGATAAAGAGTATCAGATCATGCGCGACGCCAGCCTCGCGGTGCTGCGCGAGATCGGCGTGGAAACCGGCGGGTCGAACGTTCAGTTCGGTATGGACCCGAAGACTGGCCGCATGGTCGTCATCGAGATGAACCCCCGCGTCTCCCGTTCGTCGGCGCTGGCCTCGAAGGCCACCGGCTTCCCGATTGCCAAGATCGCGGCGAAGCTGGCGGTGGGATATACCCTGGACGAACTGCAGAACGACATCACGGGCGGCCAAACCCCAGCGTCCTTCGAGCCGTCCATCGACTATGTCGTGACCAAAATTCCGCGTTTTACCTTCGAGAAGTTTCCCCAAGCGAACGATCGCCTGACCACCCAGATGAAGTCGGTGGGCGAGGTGATGGCGATTGGCCGTACGTTCCAAGAATCGCTGCAAAAAGCGCTGCGTGGCATGGAAACCGGTAACGACGGCCTCGACCCGATCATTACCGAGTTCACCGATGACGCCATGGCCCAGATCAAGGGCGAGCTGCAGGCGGCAGGGGCCGAGCGTATCTTCTTCGTGGCCGACGCCATGCGCGCGGGCATGAGCGTGGACGACGTGTTTGCGCTGACCAATATCGACCGTTGGTTCCTGGTTCAGCTGGAAGACCTGATTCTGACCGAAGCGGCGGTCTCCAAGCGCGCGTTGGCGGATCTCTCCGCTCGCGAGCTGTTCCAGCTCAAGCGCAAGGGCTTCTCGGATGCACGTCTAGCGAAGCTATTGGGTGTGTCCGAAAAAGAGTTCCGCAAGACTCGTCAGGCAGCCAATATCCGTCCGGTCTACAAGCGCGTGGATACCTGCGCTGCCGAATTTGCGTCGGACACGGCCTACATGTACTCCACCTACGAGGAAGAGTGCGAAGCGGACGTGTCTGATCGCCAGAAAATCATGGTGTTGGGCGGTGGCCCGAACCGTATCGGCCAGGGTATCGAGTTCGATTACTGCTGCGTTCACGCCGCCTTCGCCATGCGCGATGACGGCTACGAAACCATCATGGTCAACTGCAACCCGGAAACCGTCTCTACCGACTACGACACCTCTGATCGTCTCTACTTCGAGCCGGTCACGCTGGAAGACGTGCTGGAAATTGCCGATAAAGAGAAGCCGGTAGGCGTGATTGTACAGTTTGGTGGTCAAACGCCGCTGAAGCTGGCCCGCGAGCTGGAAGCTGCAGGCGTGCCGATTATCGGTACCACGCCGGACGCCATCGACCGCGCTGAAGACCGCGAGCGCTTCCAGGTGATGATCGACAAGCTCGGCCTGAAACAGCCGCCCAACGCCACTGCGCGCAGTTTCGAAGATGCCTTCGCCAAAGCCGAAAAAATTGGCTACCCCCTGGTCGTGCGCCCGAGCTACGTCCTGGGCGGTCGGGCGATGGAGATCGTCTACGACGCCTCCGAGCTCGAAAACTACATGACCAACGCGGTGAAGGTCTCTAACGACTCGCCGGTACTGCTGGATCACTTCCTGAGCGCCGCGGTGGAAGTGGATATCGATGCAGTCTCTGACGGCCAGCAGGTCGTAATTGGCGGTATCATGCAGCACGTAGAGCAAGCGGGCGTTCACTCCGGCGACTCCGCCTGTGCGCTGCCGCCTTACTCGCTGCCTGCCGACGTGCAGGACGAGATGCGCGAGCAGGTCAAGAAAATGGCCGTGGAGCTGGGCGTCAAAGGCCTGATGAACGTGCAGCTGGCGTGGCAAGATGGTGAGATCTACGTGATCGAGGTCAATCCCCGCGCCTCGCGTACCGTGCCGTTTGTTTCCAAGTGCATCGGCACCTCGCTGGCCCAGATTGCTGCGCGCTGCATGGCCGGTAAAACCCTCGCCGAGCAGGGCTTCGAGCGGGAAATCGTGCCGCACTTCTACAGCGTCAAAGAAGCGGTCTTCCCGTTCAACAAGTTCCAGGGCGTTGACCCGATTCTCTCGCCGGAGATGAAGTCCACCGGTGAAGTGATGGGCTCGGGCGATACCTTCGCTGAAGCCTTCTTCAAGGCGCAGCTAGGCGCGGGCGAAGCGATCCCGGCGCTGGATGGCGACCGTAAAGCGTTCCTGTCGGTGCGTGAACCTGACAAGCAGGGGATTATCGAAGTGGCCCGTTCTCTGCTAACATTGGGCTTCACACTTTGTGCAACACGCGGTACGGCAGCGGCCATAGAAGCCGCAGGGCTACCCGTGGAGCACGTCAATAAAGTCTACGAAGGCCGTCCCCATATCGTCGATCTGCTGAAGAACGACGAAATCGCCTACATCGTGAACACTACCGAAGGTCGTCAGGCAATTAACGACTCTTCGATCATTCGCCGTACTGCTCTCGCGCGCAAGGTGCCCTATGCGACCACCTTGGCGGGCGCTAATGCTGTTTGCATGGCGCTAGAGTACGGTAGGGAGATTACGGTGCGGCGCCTTCAGGATCTGCATGCAGGAGCAAGTCAATGA
- the dnaJ gene encoding molecular chaperone DnaJ, whose translation MSKRDYYEVLGVEKGADQKEIKKAYRRLAQKFHPDRNPDDNTAAEKFREVSEAYEVLSDGEKRAAYDQFGHAGVDGQGGGFGGGGFGGGGAGDFSDIFGDVFGDIFGGGGGRRRGPNAPARGSDLRYNLELDLESAVAGTTVDIRVPRHIECDRCDGGGAEPGSTKETCPTCHGHGQVRMQQGFFAVQQTCPTCHGSGQHIKVPCHKCNGEGRVRETRTLSVKIPPGVDTGDRIRLNGEGESGVNGGPAGDLYVQVSIKPHHIFKRDGKHLQCDVPINFVDAALGGELEVPTLDGRVKLKIPPETQTGKLFRLRGKGVKPVRGGAPGDLLCKVVLETPVNLNDEQKDLLRQLQESFDGSNSHSHSPKKTGFFDSVKKFFEEMKP comes from the coding sequence ATGTCCAAACGCGATTATTACGAAGTCCTGGGTGTCGAAAAAGGGGCCGATCAGAAAGAGATCAAAAAGGCCTATCGCCGTCTGGCGCAAAAATTCCACCCTGATCGAAACCCGGACGATAACACCGCAGCGGAAAAATTCCGTGAAGTGTCGGAAGCCTACGAAGTCTTGAGCGACGGCGAGAAACGCGCGGCCTACGACCAGTTCGGTCATGCCGGTGTGGATGGCCAGGGCGGCGGCTTTGGCGGCGGTGGCTTCGGTGGCGGCGGCGCTGGCGATTTCAGCGACATCTTCGGCGATGTGTTTGGCGATATCTTCGGTGGCGGCGGTGGCCGTCGTCGTGGGCCCAACGCACCCGCACGGGGTTCCGACCTGCGCTACAACCTAGAGCTGGATCTAGAGAGCGCGGTGGCGGGCACCACGGTGGATATCCGCGTCCCGCGCCATATCGAGTGTGACCGCTGTGACGGCGGCGGTGCCGAGCCGGGCTCCACCAAAGAGACCTGCCCCACCTGCCACGGCCACGGTCAGGTACGCATGCAGCAGGGCTTCTTCGCGGTTCAGCAAACCTGCCCGACCTGTCACGGCAGTGGCCAGCACATCAAAGTGCCGTGCCACAAATGTAACGGCGAAGGCCGCGTGCGTGAAACCCGCACGCTCTCGGTGAAGATTCCGCCGGGTGTGGATACCGGCGACCGTATTCGTCTCAACGGCGAAGGCGAGAGCGGCGTGAACGGTGGCCCGGCGGGCGATCTGTACGTTCAGGTTTCCATCAAGCCGCACCACATCTTCAAGCGTGACGGTAAACACCTGCAATGCGACGTGCCGATCAATTTCGTCGATGCAGCACTCGGTGGCGAGTTGGAAGTGCCCACGCTGGATGGCCGCGTGAAGCTGAAGATTCCGCCGGAAACCCAAACCGGCAAACTCTTCCGCCTACGCGGTAAAGGCGTGAAGCCCGTTCGCGGCGGAGCCCCTGGCGACCTGCTGTGCAAAGTAGTGCTGGAAACGCCCGTCAACCTCAACGACGAACAGAAAGACCTGCTTCGCCAACTGCAAGAGAGCTTCGATGGCAGCAACAGCCACAGCCACTCGCCGAAGAAAACCGGTTTCTTCGACAGCGTGAAGAAGTTCTTTGAAGAGATGAAGCCGTAA
- a CDS encoding ABC transporter substrate-binding protein: MLLRLSLPFVGALTSLVCASAIAAPITVTDIAGRQITLDAPAERVILGEGRQIYLLGMLEPDAPLAHVVGWREDFSQADPDNYQRYLERFPEMASIPTFGGFKDGTFDVEQAASLNPDLILMNIEAKAATEDAAYDDKLAELDIPIVYVDFREDPIENTIPSMRLIGQLMNDKAAAEEFITFAEAQLARVTEVIEQANPERPRVFVDRAGGYSDECCMSFGPANFGEYVTLAGGTNIADGIIPASFGNLNPEQIIAANPQHVVVTGGSWDAYVPGGDWVGVGPGADQAQAREKLQALTTRTAMTGIDAVETGNVHAIWHQFYNSPYYFVAVQQLAKWFHPELFEDLDPEATLEELHDRFLPIDYQPGYWITLHDE, translated from the coding sequence ATGCTGTTACGTCTCTCTCTTCCTTTCGTCGGTGCGCTGACATCTCTCGTTTGCGCGTCGGCTATCGCGGCACCCATCACGGTCACTGATATTGCTGGCCGACAGATCACCCTAGACGCCCCTGCCGAACGCGTCATCCTGGGCGAAGGCAGGCAAATCTATCTGCTGGGCATGCTCGAACCCGACGCACCACTGGCCCACGTGGTGGGCTGGCGAGAAGACTTCTCACAAGCAGACCCTGACAACTACCAGCGCTACTTAGAGCGCTTCCCTGAGATGGCTTCGATTCCCACCTTTGGGGGCTTCAAAGATGGTACCTTCGATGTCGAACAAGCGGCGTCGCTGAATCCTGACCTGATTCTGATGAACATCGAGGCAAAAGCAGCCACCGAGGATGCCGCCTACGATGACAAGCTCGCGGAACTGGACATTCCCATCGTGTACGTGGACTTCCGCGAAGACCCCATCGAGAACACCATTCCATCGATGCGCCTGATCGGCCAGTTGATGAACGACAAGGCCGCTGCCGAGGAGTTCATCACCTTTGCCGAAGCGCAGCTCGCCCGGGTTACGGAGGTCATCGAGCAAGCCAATCCCGAACGACCACGGGTCTTCGTCGATCGTGCAGGCGGCTATTCGGATGAGTGCTGCATGAGCTTCGGCCCTGCCAACTTTGGCGAGTACGTGACGCTGGCAGGCGGCACCAACATCGCCGACGGCATCATCCCCGCCAGCTTTGGCAACCTCAACCCCGAGCAAATCATCGCCGCCAACCCGCAGCACGTGGTGGTCACGGGCGGCAGTTGGGATGCCTACGTGCCAGGCGGTGACTGGGTTGGTGTTGGTCCCGGCGCCGACCAGGCGCAGGCACGGGAAAAACTGCAAGCGTTAACGACCCGCACCGCCATGACCGGCATCGACGCCGTCGAGACAGGGAACGTTCACGCGATTTGGCACCAGTTCTATAACAGCCCCTACTACTTCGTTGCCGTACAGCAGCTGGCCAAGTGGTTCCATCCCGAGCTGTTTGAAGATTTAGACCCCGAGGCTACCTTGGAAGAGCTTCACGACCGGTTTCTGCCGATCGATTATCAGCCCGGCTACTGGATAACGCTTCATGATGAGTAA
- a CDS encoding ABC transporter ATP-binding protein, which produces MVTLQLKNVCARYGRKTIVHDISTPCFQGGQVVALLGPNAAGKSTLFRRILGLLKGSGDVLISHTTAERPVAYMPQDTGAKAVLSVYESVLLARMQGRSLTVQADDLAQVDKALAELNISALAERDIGDLSGGQRQLVSAAQALVQEPEILMLDEPTSALDLNRQISLLSVLRRLADERQMLILVALHDIGHALRFTDHAMVLEQGRLIACGATEDVITPELLRSVYHVNARIEPCSKGRPQLIVEEAI; this is translated from the coding sequence ATGGTAACGCTACAGCTCAAGAACGTGTGCGCCCGCTATGGGCGCAAAACCATTGTTCACGACATCTCCACGCCCTGCTTTCAAGGCGGGCAAGTCGTGGCGCTGCTTGGCCCCAACGCGGCAGGCAAATCGACGCTGTTTCGTCGCATTCTGGGGTTGCTGAAAGGCAGCGGCGACGTGCTCATTTCGCACACCACCGCCGAGCGGCCCGTGGCCTACATGCCCCAGGACACCGGTGCCAAAGCCGTCTTATCGGTGTATGAGTCCGTGCTGCTGGCCCGCATGCAAGGGCGTAGCCTGACGGTACAAGCCGACGACCTTGCCCAAGTGGACAAAGCGCTTGCCGAGCTGAACATTAGCGCGCTGGCCGAGCGTGACATCGGCGATTTGAGCGGCGGCCAGCGCCAGCTAGTGAGCGCCGCCCAGGCGCTGGTGCAGGAGCCTGAAATCCTCATGCTGGACGAGCCCACGTCCGCGCTCGATCTCAACCGGCAAATTAGCCTGTTGAGCGTACTGAGACGCCTAGCCGACGAGCGTCAAATGCTGATCCTGGTCGCCCTACACGACATTGGCCACGCCCTGCGCTTTACCGATCATGCCATGGTCTTGGAACAAGGCAGGTTGATCGCCTGCGGCGCCACGGAGGACGTCATTACCCCCGAGCTGCTGCGCAGCGTTTACCACGTGAACGCTCGCATCGAGCCCTGCTCGAAAGGGCGGCCTCAGCTTATCGTCGAAGAGGCCATTTAA
- a CDS encoding DMT family transporter: MPLDAVDRPYVGIWLRVLSGMLFTGMLVCIKAVSDEVPVGQSVFFRSLFALLPIVVFLALRREFPQGLATRRPLGHALRSGLGAAAMFASFAAVAVLPVAETTLLAQLTPIFMALGGVLLLGERFTWVRALAMGLAMGGMAVLVLPNVGGASQSGQLVGYLLAVLSAVLTAGALLTVRRISRTETAGAIAFYFILVSALAGLATLPLGWAALRLEVLSLLVLAGLLGGAAHIAMTLAFRYAEASRLAPFEYLALLWPVLADWLLFDIPASHHFFLALPLMLGGVVLAALEGKRLKWPLRR; this comes from the coding sequence ATGCCTTTGGATGCTGTTGATCGCCCCTACGTAGGGATTTGGCTGCGCGTGCTGTCGGGGATGCTGTTTACGGGCATGCTGGTGTGTATCAAAGCCGTGAGCGATGAGGTGCCGGTGGGGCAGTCGGTATTTTTCCGTTCGCTGTTTGCGCTGTTGCCGATCGTGGTGTTTCTGGCCCTACGCCGGGAGTTTCCTCAGGGGTTGGCGACCCGGCGGCCGTTGGGCCATGCCTTGCGTTCAGGATTGGGCGCGGCGGCGATGTTTGCCTCGTTTGCCGCTGTGGCGGTGTTGCCGGTAGCAGAGACCACGCTGCTGGCGCAGTTGACGCCTATTTTTATGGCACTAGGCGGTGTCCTGCTGTTGGGCGAGCGCTTTACGTGGGTGCGTGCGCTGGCCATGGGGCTGGCGATGGGGGGAATGGCCGTACTGGTGTTGCCGAACGTGGGCGGTGCTTCCCAGTCGGGCCAGCTGGTGGGCTATCTATTGGCGGTGCTGAGCGCGGTGCTAACGGCGGGCGCGTTACTGACCGTGCGGCGCATTTCGCGCACGGAAACGGCAGGCGCTATCGCATTTTACTTCATTTTAGTGTCGGCCCTGGCGGGGCTGGCGACGCTGCCGCTGGGCTGGGCAGCGTTACGCCTAGAGGTGTTGAGCCTGCTCGTGCTGGCGGGGCTGTTGGGCGGGGCGGCGCATATCGCGATGACGCTGGCATTTCGCTATGCCGAGGCGTCGCGGTTAGCGCCGTTCGAGTACCTCGCCTTGCTATGGCCGGTGTTGGCGGATTGGTTGCTATTCGATATTCCGGCCTCGCACCACTTCTTCTTGGCGCTGCCTTTGATGCTGGGCGGTGTCGTCTTGGCGGCGCTAGAAGGTAAGCGCCTTAAATGGCCTCTTCGACGATAA
- a CDS encoding FecCD family ABC transporter permease: protein MSNANVAHPTTGRTFYRAQVWRRQLILVGLTLALLLSLCVDLALGPARFSLAEVIAALVTPDAVSQQARVILWDIRMPVALMAIVVGASLSVAGAQMQTILSNPLASPFTLGISAGASFGAALGLAFGVAIIPTAIEYVVPINAFLMAMFTAFLIHALSLKRGVTVETIVLLGIAMVFIFNSLMALIQFFASQEAVAAVVFWTMGSLTKATWPKFWIALGVLALVMPLLARHGWALTAMRLGDAKAESMGVNPRALRLEVLVLVSLLAAIAVAFVGTIGFIGLVGPHIARMLLGEDQRFFLPGSALCGALILSVGSVLSKIIIPGTIIPIGIITSLVGIPFFLFLVLNHKKAAW, encoded by the coding sequence ATGAGTAATGCCAACGTCGCCCACCCAACCACCGGACGCACGTTCTATCGCGCTCAAGTGTGGCGTCGACAGCTGATTCTGGTGGGGCTGACCCTCGCGCTGCTGCTCAGTCTCTGTGTGGATTTGGCACTCGGCCCCGCCCGTTTCAGCTTGGCCGAGGTGATCGCTGCGCTGGTGACTCCCGATGCCGTCAGCCAGCAGGCGCGAGTCATTCTGTGGGACATTCGTATGCCGGTCGCGCTCATGGCCATCGTCGTAGGGGCTAGCCTCTCGGTGGCGGGCGCGCAGATGCAGACCATCCTCAGCAACCCGCTCGCCAGCCCGTTCACGCTGGGGATTTCCGCAGGCGCCAGCTTTGGTGCTGCCCTGGGCTTGGCCTTTGGCGTGGCTATCATCCCCACCGCCATCGAATACGTGGTGCCCATCAACGCGTTTCTGATGGCCATGTTCACCGCGTTTTTAATTCACGCGCTGAGCCTCAAACGCGGCGTCACCGTGGAAACCATCGTACTACTCGGCATTGCGATGGTGTTCATCTTCAACTCGTTGATGGCGCTGATCCAGTTCTTTGCCAGCCAAGAGGCCGTGGCCGCCGTGGTGTTCTGGACGATGGGCAGCCTCACCAAAGCCACCTGGCCAAAGTTCTGGATCGCGCTTGGCGTACTCGCCCTGGTAATGCCGCTTTTGGCACGCCACGGCTGGGCGCTCACCGCCATGCGCCTAGGGGATGCTAAAGCGGAGAGCATGGGCGTCAACCCTCGCGCGCTGCGCCTAGAGGTATTGGTGCTTGTGTCGCTGCTGGCCGCTATCGCCGTTGCCTTCGTCGGTACGATTGGCTTCATTGGCCTGGTGGGCCCGCACATTGCCCGTATGCTGCTGGGCGAAGATCAGCGCTTCTTCCTGCCCGGCTCGGCCCTGTGCGGGGCGCTGATTCTCTCGGTGGGGTCGGTGCTGTCGAAGATCATCATTCCCGGCACCATCATTCCCATCGGCATCATCACGTCGCTCGTGGGCATTCCCTTCTTCCTTTTCCTCGTGCTCAATCACAAGAAGGCCGCATGGTAA